A window of Fragaria vesca subsp. vesca linkage group LG7, FraVesHawaii_1.0, whole genome shotgun sequence contains these coding sequences:
- the LOC101297393 gene encoding protein FAR1-RELATED SEQUENCE 9-like: MHRILKGGIGRYMRLFEILPHMEKIIERIRNRVLHDDYRSEQFRPVYDTHMRSLEEEIWEKFTHDVFLLIRDQINFEWNFVVSNVDITTETGASLFMISQYEKPERRWIVSCDNDDMNITFLCSCQLFESDGIPCCHIFSVLKHQMRTRLPDSLVKKRWTKEASVRRTLLSSGLANDNAVQLARYGDLMSACAKFCHFASFSDEGYEEAKEVLSQLTIRAQKYRVPNQNAYKFDSSEGLHPNVIKDPNMCKNKGTKSKTCTDKNKKGGKRCGTCRKRGHNMRTCGARADKGKNGGGDNAKACSSTEGVTEISESNSSIGDDAFYEMDESNATMIKSLTDI, encoded by the coding sequence ATGCACCGCATTTTAAAAGGAGGGATTGGGCGTTATATGAGGCTGTTTGAGATATTGCCTCACATGGAGAAAATAATAGAGAGAATAAGGAATCGGGTTCTACATGATGACTACCGTTCTGAGCAATTTCGTCCTGTGTATGACACACACATGCGCAGCTTGGAAGAGGAGATATGGGAGAAATTCACTCATGATGTGTTCCTATTAATAAGGGATCAAATTAACTTCGAGTGGAATTTTGTGGTTAGTAATGTGGACATTACTACAGAAACTGGTGCATCCTTATTCATGATATCCCAGTATGAAAAGCCGGAGCGGCGTTGGATTGTGTCCTGTGACAACGATGACATGAATATAACCTTCCTTTGTTCATGCCAGCTGTTTGAATCTGATGGCATTCCATGCTGTCACATTTTTTCAGTCCTTAAGCATCAGATGCGTACAAGACTTCCGGACTCCCTTGTGAAAAAGAGGTGGACAAAGGAAGCCAGTGTCAGGAGGACCTTATTGAGTTCGGGATTGGCGAATGACAATGCTGTTCAGCTTGCTCGATATGGTGATTTGATGTCTGCTTGTGCTAAATTTTGTCATTTTGCTTCTTTTAGCGACGAGGGGTATGAGGAAGCCAAGGAGGTGCTTAGCCAGTTGACAATCCGTGCTCAGAAATATCGTGTTCCAAACCAGAATGCCTATAAATTTGATAGTTCTGAAGGGCTTCACCCCAATGTGATCAAGGATCCTAATATGTGTAAGAATAAAGGGACGAAATCAAAGACATGCACTGATAAGAACAAAAAGGGAGGAAAAAGATGTGGAACATGTAGAAAGAGAGGACACAACATGCGAACTTGTGGTGCAAGAGCTGACAAGGGTAAAAACGGAGGTGGTGATAATGCTAAGGCCTGCTCTTCAACCGAGGGTGTCACGGAAATAAGTGAATCAAACAGCAGTATTGGTGATGATGCCTTCTACGAGATGGATGAAAGCAATGCTACCATGATCAAGTCACTAACAGACATTTAA
- the LOC101311999 gene encoding protein ECERIFERUM 1-like, which yields MASNPGILTEWPWTRLGSFKYVVVAPFAIHSTYSFIVNEWEDKDLSYFLIFPYMLFRMLHNQLWISLSRYRTSKGSGRIIDKGLEFEQVDRERNWDDQIIFNAILFYIGRMRLDGGRNVPLWRADGFVITFLLHAGPVEFLYYWLHRALHHHYLYSRYHSHHHSSIVTEPITSVIHPFGEHIAYFILFAIPMMTMALTRTASIITFAVYITYIDAMNNMGHCNFELIPKWIFSLIPPLKYFMYTPSYHSLHHTLFRTNYCLFMPIYDYMYGTMEKTSDELHESSLKRKDEAPDVLHLTHLTTPDSIYQLPLGFASLASKPHTSTWYLWLMWPVTFWSMMLTWIYGRTFVVERQRFNKLKIQTWAIPKYNLQYFMPWQNEAINSLIEDAILEAEEKGVKVVSLGLLNQAEELNRYGGLYTRRYPQLKVKLVDGSSLAAAVILNNIPKETTQVVLTGNFTKVAYAIAFALSQRGIEVATIYKDEYLKLTKSLSATKSTVVLAKGSASKIWLVGDGLSKQTQLQAPKGTIFVPFTQFPLKELRRDCFYHCPPAMKIPKSIENVYSCENWLPRRVMSAWRIAGIVHASEGWNEHECGYAMSDIDKVWEATLRLGFQPLIPNATANKS from the exons ATGGCTTCCAATCCTGGAATTCTGACTGAATGGCCATGGACACGTCTTGGAAGCTTTAAG TACGTGGTGGTGGCTCCCTTCGCGATACACAGCACATATTCATTCATTGTTAACGAATGGGAAGACAAAGATCTGTCTTACTTCCTCATATTTCCATACATGTTGTTTAGGATGCTGCACAACCAGCTATGGATCTCTCTTTCTCGATATCGAACCTCCAAGGGCAGCGGCCGGATCATCGACAAGGGCCTTGAGTTCGAACAAGTTGACAGAGAAAGAAACTG GGATGACCAAATTATATTCAATGCAATATTGTTCTACATAGGGAGAATGCGGCTGGACGGAGGTCGAAACGTACCACTGTGGAGAGCAGATGGATTCGTCATAACATTTCTGCTTCATGCTGGTCCGGTGGAGTTTCTCTACTACTGGCTGCATAGAGCTCTGCACCACCATTACCTTTACTCTCGCTACCATTCTCACCACCATTCCTCCATTGTCACTGAGCCAATTACTT CTGTAATTCACCCATTTGGGGAGCACATAGCATATTTCATCCTTTTCGCAATACCCATGATGACAATGGCGTTGACGAGAACAGCCTCAATCATAACCTTTGCAGTTTATATTACTTACATTGACGCTATGAACAACATGGGACACTGCAACTTCGAGCTCATTCCAAAATGGATCTTCTCTCTTATTCCTCCACTCAAATATTTCATGTATACACCATC GTATCACTCTTTGCATCACACCCTATTTCGGACCAATTACTGCCTCTTCATGCCAATCTATGACTACATGTATGGCACCATGGAAAAGACCAGTGATGAACTGCATGAATCTTCACTCAAAAGAAAAGATGAAGCTCCGGATGTCTTGCATTTAACCCATCTTACAACACCCGACTCCATCTATCAACTTCCGCTCGGATTTGCTTCCTTGGCCTCTAAACCGCACACTTCAACGTGGTACTTGTGGTTGATGTGGCCAGTCACATTTTGGTCGATGATGCTCACTTGGATTTATGGTCGCACATTTGTGGTCGAGAGGCAGCGATTTAATAAACTCAAAATACAAACTTGGGCGATCCCAAAATACAATTTGCAA TACTTCATGCCATGGCAAAATGAAGCTATCAACAGTTTGATTGAGGACGCTATACTTGAAGCAGAGGAAAAAGGTGTCAAAGTCGTAAGTTTGGGGCTCTTAAACCAG GCTGAGGAGCTGAATAGATATGGCGGTCTATATACTCGGAGATATCCTCAGCTGAAAGTGAAGCTAGTGGATGGAAGTAGCTTAGCTGCTGCTGTAATCCTCAACAACATACCAAAAGAGACAACCCAAGTTGTTCTTACAGGCAACTTTACAAAGGTTGCTTATGCTATTGCATTTGCTTTGAGCCAGAGAGGCATTGAG GTAGCTACAATATACAAGGATGAGTATTTGAAGCTCACCAAATCGTTAAGTGCTACTAAGAGTACGGTGGTTCTTGCAAAAGGCTCTGCTTCAAAG ATTTGGTTAGTGGGAGATGGATTGAGTAAACAAACACAGCTACAAGCACCAAAAGGAACAATCTTTGTTCCTTTTACCCAATTCCCCCTAAAAGAGCTGCGCAGGGACTGCTTCTACCATTGCCCTCCAGCAATGAAGATCCCTAAGTCTATTGAGAATGTGTACTCGTGTGAG AACTGGTTGCCGAGAAGGGTGATGAGCGCATGGCGCATAGCCGGAATAGTGCATGCCTCGGAAGGTTGGAATGAACATGAGTGTGGATACGCCATGTCCGACATTGACAAGGTCTGGGAAGCTACTCTTCGACTTGGCTTTCAGCCTTTGATCCCCAATGCTACAGCAAACAAATCTTAA